The Ictalurus punctatus breed USDA103 chromosome 9, Coco_2.0, whole genome shotgun sequence genome contains a region encoding:
- the fabp7a gene encoding fatty acid binding protein 7, brain, a, producing the protein MVDAFCATWKLIDSQNFDEYMKALGVGFATRQVGNVTKPTIVISHEGDKVIIKTLSTFKNTEISFTLGEEFDETTADDRNVKSTVTLDGDKLVHVQKWDGKETKFVREIKDDKMIMTLTFEDVQAVRTYEKA; encoded by the exons ATGGTCGATGCTTTCTGTGCCACCTGGAAACTCATAGACAGCCAGAACTTTGATGAATACATGAAAGCACTGG GTGTTGGCTTTGCAACAAGGCAAGTAGGAAATGTCACCAAACCCACAATCGTCATCAGCCATGAAGGAGATAAGGTCATCATTAAAACGCTGAGCACTTTCAAGAACACCGAGATCTCCTTCACACTGGGAGAGGAGTTTGACGAAACCACTGCAGATGACAGGAATGTAAAG TCCACAGTAACCTTGGACGGAGACAAACTTGTGCATGTGCAGAAATGGGACGGAAAAGAAACCAAGTTTGTCCGAGAAATCAAGGACGACAAAATGatcatg ACTTTGACCTTCGAGGACGTCCAGGCCGTTCGCACATACGAAAAGGCATAA